The DNA segment TGGTGCCGAAAGTCCTAATCGATGTGTCTACTGCTATAAAAGATTTATAAAAACTCCAGAGCCTGTCTGGGGTTTTTGTTTGCCTCATTGCACTCTGAAAATTTCAAAACTTTTCTACATAAAACGATTTTGTTGCGATCTGTGCTTCGCAGCGGCGCTTCACCATCGCGTCTTAAGCAATCGAGTTGATCGGAGGATTTAAGAACAATCCTGACTCATCACCAATCGTCCATCAGGGAGTCGATAGACTCCAGTGGATTCGACAATCGGATCGCCTTTTTGCCAGGGGCGAGTTGTACTTTCTGTGGGAATCATCCGCACGGTGCCGGTGGGATAGGGAGACATGGTAAAATCACCGGGACGCGGGGGTAAGTTTCCAGCGCCTGTGATGGTGAATCTGCCATTGGGCTGATTAGTCCGAACCATGCAGCTGTTGGCAATTATATTATCAGTGTCGATGAAATTGTCCGGTAAATTGGTGAGGCTATTCTCAATAAACGTGAGGTTGGGTAAGGTAATGATGCCATCGATCGCGGCATCGGCATTGATATCGACACGTTGGTTATGATCTAGGGTAGCTGGATCGGTGCCTTTGGCTGCAGGGGTATAGCCGAAGCCGAAGAAGATGGGAGTATTCAATGTGATATCCCCACCTCTGCCATCACGGGCAAAGGCTAGAATATCGCTATCAGCAAATGCCAGGATGGAGTCAGCGGTGATCATGATGTTCCCACCGTTGTCACCCCCCCTGGAGACACTGGTGGTGATGTCGCTGTCGCCCCAGAGTCGGATATCAGCAGCGGTGATATTAATGGCGCCGCCTGCGGATTGATCGGTGGCGGTGAGGATACTGCTATCGGTGGCGATGAGCCTGTCGGTAATCGTCAGAGTAATTTGACCGGCGTTACCTTCTCCTTTACTTCGGGCAGAGATTTGTGAGCCGTTTTCCAGGGATAATGTTTGAGAGGCGATCGCTAAATCTCCAGCTATTCCAGTTGAGCCGGGAAGGGCGGCGGTAAATAGACCACTGGGTACCTGACCGTCGGCGGAAGTACCCGCGATTCTGATGGTGTCTGAGGCGTTGATGGTTATATTGCCCCCGGCTCCTTGATTGACTGTTGCTGTTCCAATTTGTGAACCGTTAAAAATGTTCAGTTGGCTGGTGGTTATTTCTATGTCTCCAGCATCGCCGTTCTCTGTTGTTGTGGTTAGGACTAGACTGTCATTGAGTAATTCTACGAATTCACCGGCATTGATGGTAATTGTTCCTCCTTTCCCTGAACCAAAGGTAGAAGCGGATAGGATTGTGTTAGTCAAGGAAACGGATTCAGCCTGAATCGTAATGTCCCCAGCTTGACCTGAATCACTGCTAGGACTCATGGTACTACTACGGATGAAACCATTGGCTGCAGCAATTCTCCCTTGACTGGTGAGTGTAATATTACCGCCACCATTTACCCCACGAGCGTCAAGATTGCCCAGGGTAATATTACCTTGAGCCGAAAGCGCGATCGCACCACCAACCCCGAAGGAAAATGTACGGAGCGTACCTTGGGTGGTATCGATAGAACCGTTCGTGCTGGTGAGTGTGATTGAACCGCTGGGGTTAACTATATCTTGGCTGGTAATGTCTCCTCTGGCGTTGACATTGAAATTGCCAAAGACTAAGGAGTTGTTGAGGTTAATATCATTGCGATCGTTAATGATTACAGTTTGACCTCCGTTTATACTAAGAGTTCTAAAATCATTGTTTTGATTCAGAATGATATCGCTGTTACCCGCATTTAAGGTCGTTATTCCTGTGCCATTGATGGTGAGGATACCGTTACCGAGGATGGCTCCGGCGGAATCAACGGTGAGGGTTTCGGCATTGATGTTCTCCAGAGCGATCGTACCCACGCTGTTATAAGTTAATCCGGCGTCTGTGTCTAATTGAAGGGTGACATCGCCAAAACCAGTATTAATCGTAGTCCCCGGTTTCATGGTAATTTCGGCTGCACCCGGATCTCGTTCTGAATTAATCACTCCTGCTGCTAGAGGTTGATTGGCTAACAGAGATAGATTGCCGTTATCGGTGGTGATATCGGCATTGAGGAGAATACTGCGTCCGGCTTCTAGGGATAAAGCGCCGCCACTACCTGTGGGATTATTAGTAATAATGGCTTGGTTAACGGTAATATCGTTATTTGCTTGCAGGGTGACAGGGGTTCCGGTATTGGTGATCTTGGTAATTGTGGCGGGAGTGAGGGTGATATTGCGGTTTGGGAAATAACTGCGGCTGAGGGAGGAGGGGTTGGCGATACCGATATCTACTCGTCCGGCATTATTGTTGGCGGCGGGGCTAGCTACCAGGTAATTACCATTGCTTAAGGCGATTATTCCACCCGAGCCGAAATTATCGTTTCGGTTAGTACCAGAGATCCGGCTAATTTCCTCCCCCGTGGTGCCATTAGCTAGAATTACTGTCCCAGCATCCACTACCCCCCCAATATCTGCGTTGGGATTGGCAAAAACATAATTACCATCGCTCAAGATTCTTATGTCACCGTTGCCGAATCTATCGTCTGGGTTAGTGCCAGAGATACGGTTAATTTCTGTCCCCGTGGTGCCATCAGCCAGAATTACCGTCCCAGCATCCCCCACCCCCTGAATATCTGCCCTAAAATTGCCGAAAACATAATTACCATTGCTCAATGCTGTTATTTCACCAGAGCCGAACGAGTCGTTTGGGTTAGTACCAGAGATACGGCTAATTTCCGCCCCCGTGACGCCATCAGCCAGAATCACTGTCCCAGCATCCCCTACCGTCCCAATATCTGCTGGATTGCCAAAAACATAATTACCATTGCTCAAAACTGTTATTTTACCAGAGCCGAACGAATTGTTTTTGTTAGTACCATAGATCCGGCTAATTTCCTCCCCCGTGGTGCCATTAGCCAGAATCACCGTTCCAACATCCCCTACCCCCCCAATCTCTGCCTCTTGATTGCCAAAAACATAATTACCATTGCTCAAAGCTGTTATGTCATTAGAGCCGAAAAAATCGGTTTGCTCAGTACCAGAGATCCGGCTAATTTCTGCCCCCGTAGTGCCATTTGCCAGAATTACCGTCCCAGCATTCTCTACCCCGTCAATCTCTGCCCTAAAATTGCCGAAAACATAATTACCATTGCTCAATGCTGTTATTGCACGATCGCCGAATCTATCATTTGGGTTAGTACCAGAGATACGGCTAATTTCCGCCCCCGTGGTGCCATTAGCCAGAATTACCGTCCCAGCAGTCTCTACCCCGTCAATCTCTGCCCTTGGATTGCCGAAAACATAATTACCATTGATCAAGCCTGTTATTGCACGATCGCCGAATCTATCATTTGGGTTAGTACCAGAGATACGGCTAATTTCCGCCCCCGTGGTGCCATTAGCCAGAATCACTGTCCCAGTATTCCCTACCCCCCCAATATCTGCCTCTGGATTGCCAAAAACATAATTACCATTGCTCAAAGCTGTTATTTCACGATTCCCGAAATTATCATTTGGGTTAGTACCAGAAATCCGGCTAATTTCCGCCCCTGTGGTGCCATCAGCCAGAATTACTGTCCCAGCATTCCCTACCCCCCCAATATCTGCATCTGGATTACCGAAAACATAATTACTATTGCTCAACGCTGTTATTTCACCAGAGCCGAACCTATCCCCTGGGTTATCACCATAAATACTTCCAAGCACCGCCCCAGTGTTCGAGTCAAATAAGTATACGGCTCCCCCATCCGTTACCCTGAAATCGTCGAATGGAGAACTCACCACAATGTTGTTATTTGCCAGTACCGCAGTACCTAACCCAAATCGATTTCCCGGCGCGGGATTGGGGTCAACTATAGCAATCCTAAATAGATTGTGGCAATTTTCCATACTGAAATATTTTGGGAAAATCGAATATTTGACCATCAGCAAAAAACTTAAATAACCACTTAACTATTTTAAAAGAGCTGCAAAGATGATAAAATTGTCTAATGAAAGTTTTAACTTGCAACCAAATATCTTCGACTGGATTTTGTTCGGGAGCGTTCGGAGCAAATTTTGTACAACTTATCAACCAGTCTTCCTCTGATAAATCTTGATTAATTGTCTTTAAGTATTCTCGAAACTGCTTGGAATCATGGTAAGTTGCACCATCCCAAAATATCGATAATTTTTTCCCGGGTCGTTTCCTTTGTAAATATTCGATGAAATCGATTGTATTTTCGCTGTTTCCACTTTTATATTCTTTGACTATAAACTCTTTGGTTTGATAATCTAAAGCCCCATAATAAGTCTGTCTTTCTTTTTCATTTTTGAGAGGGACTTCTATTCTTGCATCTGTTCTTCCCCACGCATAACCTAACAAATCACCCCACAGCAGATGACATTCGTCAAGCATAAGCACCGTCCGGCTTCCAGCTTCTATTTCCGGTTTCCATTTTTCTAGCCTTGCCTCTATTTCTTTTTTTTTAGCTTTGACTAATTCATCATTTTTAGCCGGATTCTTTTTTTGAGTCTTTTTCCAACTCACTTGAGCCTCTTTAAATAAGCTATAATAACTTTGATTGGACTCAAAAACTACATTATATTGCTCCTGCAAATACTTCTGCAAGTCTGATAATCTTAGATAATCTTGTTCTCTCAACCACTGAATTGTTTGCTCTTTTTCTTCAGATTTTAAGTAACCTGCTCTACCTTTATATTGAAGCTTTAAACTTTCTACACCCTGAAAAAGCGCTTGATTTTTCCATTGGCTGATAAAACTGTGAGAAACTTTTAATATTTCTTTGACTTCACGATAAGATTTTCCTTCCAAAATCATTTTTACCGCCAAGGCTCTTTTAATTTCTTTGGTCTCTTTTGTCTGATTGATAAAATTAGCCAATTCATCTATAATGTTCATCTTTTGTCTTTTTACTAGGGATGTATTATTACTATTATATCTGTTGCGACCTATTTAGGGCTGCTATAATTGAAACGAGTTTTCCGTCACCCCTGTATCAATCGTAATATTCTTCGGGTCTAACAATAGCTCCCCCGCCACCCCATTCGCCGCACTCGCATCTCCCCACCCACCAAACACCAAACTCCCTTTCCCCGACACCTCCAACAATCCCCCATTTCCCCCTAATTCCCCACCTCGCGCCGTCAAACTGCCATAAAAATCCGTCTCCCCATCTGCCCAAACAATTACTTTCCCCCCATCCCCAACCCTCAACCCATCGGCTTCTAACCTTGTGCCATGATTCACTAGAGTATAGTCGGCATTCTCCGCCCCAACCGTATTCCCCTGATAATCTCCACCCACCAGAATCGCACCGCCACCGCTATTCCCACTAGCATTGACCTCTGTCCCCAACAGTTGCAACCTCTGCCCAAATAACTGAATTTCACCCCCCAACTCCCCCTGTGCTTGGAGATTACCAGAAGTGGTGAAAACCCGTCCCCCCTGAAACCGAATCCTCCCCGCCTTTTCACTTCCCGTGACAGCAGTCAACGCATTAGCGGTTTGAATCACCGTTCCCTGATAATCCACCTGAATGGTTCCCCCATCCCCTGCACTTCCTGTGGCACTGAGAACCCCAGTATCCAGAAAATTACTAACCTTAATCTTGAGACTACCGCCCCTTTCACCATCTGCCCGAATCTGTCCCCGATTTTCCACAAAGGTACTGGTGAGATTAATTTCCCCCCCAGTAACGCCGCTAGCATCAATCGCGCCATTGAGTAGTTGAATCCGATTCCCTGTCACGTTAATTTCACCGCCACTACCCAGAGGATTTGCCGTATCTACAGAACCTAAAATGGCTACAGTTCCCAGATTAAAATCAATCGGGATATTAGCTGGAGTCAATCCCGCCTTTTCCAGTAACCTGGTTAAACCTGACGCAGCCGACAGAACCTCGCCTGTATCAGGATTAAATGGCAAATCAACAGAGGTAACTCCTCCAGTTAAATCCAAATTAATTAAACCTTGGCTCGGCACAGCAGTAAGACTAATCGTTCCTCCCGGTGCTGATATTTGCCCCGAATTTACCACCGTACCCCCCACCAGAGTCAAATTCTCCCCCTCTGGAAGCGCTAAATTCCCCCCATTCACCACCCCTGCTGGCGGCTCTTGTCCATACTGCAATCCCAAGGGTACACTTATGGTTAATAATGAGGAGTCTTCTGGATGCGTGGCACTAAAGGATGAGCCATCCTCAAATCCTACAGAATTCGCCGTACTCGCCACAAAGGAACCCTGAATATCTAACTGGGCATTTTCGCCAAAAATAATCCCATTGGGATTGAGGAAAAACAGATTCGCCCCCCCATTAACCCCCAATGTCCCTAAAATAGCTGAAGGGTTATTCCCAGTTACCCGACTAAAAATCCTTTCAATTCCGACTGGATTAGCAAAATAAACCCGTTGTCCCGCTTCGATATTAAATTCCTGAAAACTGTGGAACAAATTAGCCTCTCGGATTGCCCCCCCTTCAATTAAATCCGCTAATCCTCCCCGCACTTGAGCATTGGGTGTGACCACAGAACTCTCAGCCTCTAAGGTATGATCTGGGGTAATCTGGGCGAGCAGGGGAGTATCCTGACTGATAAAAACAGTAAGACTGGTGAAAACACTCACCCATCCTAACCACCAATACCGATGTTTTGAGGATTGAATCGGCTCAACGTAGGGGCGCGTTACTCCGATTGAATGCTCAAAGAAAGGACTGCTCATCGCTTTACCTCGTGAGACTCCGGGTTCAACGAAGTAACCCGGAGAGGGATAGAGGTCAAACTTCGCTACTCAACGTGGCGAGGTTTGACAGTCCAGGTGAAGG comes from the Coleofasciculus chthonoplastes PCC 7420 genome and includes:
- a CDS encoding two-partner secretion domain-containing protein; translation: MSSPFFEHSIGVTRPYVEPIQSSKHRYWWLGWVSVFTSLTVFISQDTPLLAQITPDHTLEAESSVVTPNAQVRGGLADLIEGGAIREANLFHSFQEFNIEAGQRVYFANPVGIERIFSRVTGNNPSAILGTLGVNGGANLFFLNPNGIIFGENAQLDIQGSFVASTANSVGFEDGSSFSATHPEDSSLLTISVPLGLQYGQEPPAGVVNGGNLALPEGENLTLVGGTVVNSGQISAPGGTISLTAVPSQGLINLDLTGGVTSVDLPFNPDTGEVLSAASGLTRLLEKAGLTPANIPIDFNLGTVAILGSVDTANPLGSGGEINVTGNRIQLLNGAIDASGVTGGEINLTSTFVENRGQIRADGERGGSLKIKVSNFLDTGVLSATGSAGDGGTIQVDYQGTVIQTANALTAVTGSEKAGRIRFQGGRVFTTSGNLQAQGELGGEIQLFGQRLQLLGTEVNASGNSGGGAILVGGDYQGNTVGAENADYTLVNHGTRLEADGLRVGDGGKVIVWADGETDFYGSLTARGGELGGNGGLLEVSGKGSLVFGGWGDASAANGVAGELLLDPKNITIDTGVTENSFQL
- a CDS encoding beta strand repeat-containing protein, which codes for MENCHNLFRIAIVDPNPAPGNRFGLGTAVLANNNIVVSSPFDDFRVTDGGAVYLFDSNTGAVLGSIYGDNPGDRFGSGEITALSNSNYVFGNPDADIGGVGNAGTVILADGTTGAEISRISGTNPNDNFGNREITALSNGNYVFGNPEADIGGVGNTGTVILANGTTGAEISRISGTNPNDRFGDRAITGLINGNYVFGNPRAEIDGVETAGTVILANGTTGAEISRISGTNPNDRFGDRAITALSNGNYVFGNFRAEIDGVENAGTVILANGTTGAEISRISGTEQTDFFGSNDITALSNGNYVFGNQEAEIGGVGDVGTVILANGTTGEEISRIYGTNKNNSFGSGKITVLSNGNYVFGNPADIGTVGDAGTVILADGVTGAEISRISGTNPNDSFGSGEITALSNGNYVFGNFRADIQGVGDAGTVILADGTTGTEINRISGTNPDDRFGNGDIRILSDGNYVFANPNADIGGVVDAGTVILANGTTGEEISRISGTNRNDNFGSGGIIALSNGNYLVASPAANNNAGRVDIGIANPSSLSRSYFPNRNITLTPATITKITNTGTPVTLQANNDITVNQAIITNNPTGSGGALSLEAGRSILLNADITTDNGNLSLLANQPLAAGVINSERDPGAAEITMKPGTTINTGFGDVTLQLDTDAGLTYNSVGTIALENINAETLTVDSAGAILGNGILTINGTGITTLNAGNSDIILNQNNDFRTLSINGGQTVIINDRNDINLNNSLVFGNFNVNARGDITSQDIVNPSGSITLTSTNGSIDTTQGTLRTFSFGVGGAIALSAQGNITLGNLDARGVNGGGNITLTSQGRIAAANGFIRSSTMSPSSDSGQAGDITIQAESVSLTNTILSASTFGSGKGGTITINAGEFVELLNDSLVLTTTTENGDAGDIEITTSQLNIFNGSQIGTATVNQGAGGNITINASDTIRIAGTSADGQVPSGLFTAALPGSTGIAGDLAIASQTLSLENGSQISARSKGEGNAGQITLTITDRLIATDSSILTATDQSAGGAINITAADIRLWGDSDITTSVSRGGDNGGNIMITADSILAFADSDILAFARDGRGGDITLNTPIFFGFGYTPAAKGTDPATLDHNQRVDINADAAIDGIITLPNLTFIENSLTNLPDNFIDTDNIIANSCMVRTNQPNGRFTITGAGNLPPRPGDFTMSPYPTGTVRMIPTESTTRPWQKGDPIVESTGVYRLPDGRLVMSQDCS
- a CDS encoding IS630 family transposase; the encoded protein is MNIIDELANFINQTKETKEIKRALAVKMILEGKSYREVKEILKVSHSFISQWKNQALFQGVESLKLQYKGRAGYLKSEEKEQTIQWLREQDYLRLSDLQKYLQEQYNVVFESNQSYYSLFKEAQVSWKKTQKKNPAKNDELVKAKKKEIEARLEKWKPEIEAGSRTVLMLDECHLLWGDLLGYAWGRTDARIEVPLKNEKERQTYYGALDYQTKEFIVKEYKSGNSENTIDFIEYLQRKRPGKKLSIFWDGATYHDSKQFREYLKTINQDLSEEDWLISCTKFAPNAPEQNPVEDIWLQVKTFIRQFYHLCSSFKIVKWLFKFFADGQIFDFPKIFQYGKLPQSI